One genomic segment of Fusobacterium nucleatum includes these proteins:
- the gmhB gene encoding D-glycero-beta-D-manno-heptose 1,7-bisphosphate 7-phosphatase, whose amino-acid sequence MKKAIFLDRDGTINVEKDYIYKSEDLVFEEGTIEALKTFKNLEYILIVVSNQSGIARGYFTEEDLNIFNNNMNEILKKNGVEITEFYCCPHHPNGIGEYKKVCECRKPNNKMIEDAIKKYNIDREKSYMVGDKISDIEAGFKSNLKTVLVKTGYGLKDMEKIDKNETLICENLKDFSEILKREKLNELIFDEFSKKVKIKNVVMDSRKVTEGSLFFAINNGNSYVKDVLDKGASLVIADNTDVKDERIVKVSDTVASMQYLATKYRKKLDVQVVGITGSNGKTTTKDIVYSLLSVKAKTLKTEGNYNNHIGLPYTLLNVTDEERFVVLEMGMSSLGEIRRLGEISSPDYAIITNIGDSHIEFLKTRDNVFKAKTELLEFVNKENTFVCGDDEYLAKLDVNRIGFKDTNTHKIESYEFSDKGSKFILDGKEYEMSLLGKHNISNTAIAIELAKKIGLTDEEIENGLKEIKISNMRFQEIKIGEDIYINDAYNASPTSMKAAIDTLNEIYNDKYKIAILGDMLELGENEVDYHIDVLNYLLDKKIKLIYLYGERMKKAYDIFMKSKSEEYRFWYYPTKEGIVESLKNIRMEKVILLKASRGTALEDIIKQ is encoded by the coding sequence ATGAAAAAAGCAATTTTTTTAGATAGAGATGGAACGATAAATGTTGAAAAAGACTATATTTACAAAAGTGAAGATTTAGTTTTTGAAGAAGGTACAATAGAGGCTTTGAAAACATTTAAAAATTTAGAATATATTTTAATTGTTGTAAGTAATCAATCAGGTATAGCTAGAGGCTACTTTACAGAGGAAGATTTAAATATTTTTAATAATAATATGAATGAAATATTAAAGAAAAATGGAGTAGAAATCACAGAATTTTATTGCTGTCCTCATCATCCCAACGGAATAGGAGAGTATAAAAAAGTTTGTGAATGTAGAAAACCTAACAATAAAATGATTGAGGATGCAATAAAAAAATATAATATAGACAGAGAAAAATCATATATGGTAGGAGATAAAATATCAGATATAGAAGCTGGGTTTAAATCAAATTTAAAAACAGTTCTTGTAAAGACAGGTTATGGTTTAAAAGATATGGAAAAGATAGATAAAAATGAAACTTTAATTTGTGAAAATTTAAAAGATTTCTCTGAAATATTAAAAAGAGAGAAATTAAATGAATTAATATTTGATGAATTTTCAAAGAAAGTTAAAATAAAAAATGTTGTAATGGATAGTAGAAAAGTTACAGAAGGCTCATTATTTTTTGCAATAAATAATGGAAATTCTTATGTAAAAGATGTTTTAGATAAGGGAGCTAGTCTTGTAATTGCTGATAATACAGATGTGAAAGATGAAAGGATAGTAAAAGTTTCAGATACTGTTGCTAGTATGCAATATTTAGCAACAAAATATAGAAAGAAATTAGATGTACAAGTTGTAGGAATAACTGGAAGTAATGGGAAGACTACAACGAAAGATATAGTTTACTCCTTACTTTCTGTAAAAGCTAAAACTTTAAAAACAGAGGGAAACTATAATAACCATATTGGTTTACCTTATACTCTTTTGAATGTGACAGATGAGGAAAGGTTTGTTGTTTTAGAAATGGGTATGAGTTCTCTTGGGGAAATTAGAAGATTAGGAGAAATTTCAAGTCCTGACTATGCAATAATAACTAATATAGGAGACTCTCATATTGAATTTTTAAAGACAAGAGACAATGTTTTTAAGGCTAAAACAGAGTTATTAGAATTTGTTAATAAAGAAAATACTTTTGTCTGTGGAGATGATGAATATTTAGCAAAATTAGATGTTAATAGAATAGGATTTAAAGATACAAATACTCACAAGATAGAAAGTTATGAATTTTCAGATAAAGGAAGTAAATTTATTTTAGATGGAAAAGAATATGAAATGTCCTTGTTAGGAAAACATAATATTTCAAATACAGCTATTGCAATAGAGCTAGCAAAGAAAATTGGTTTGACTGATGAAGAAATAGAAAATGGCTTAAAAGAAATAAAAATTAGTAATATGAGATTTCAAGAAATAAAAATAGGTGAAGATATCTATATCAATGATGCCTATAATGCAAGTCCAACTTCTATGAAAGCCGCAATAGATACTTTAAATGAAATTTATAATGATAAATATAAAATAGCTATCTTAGGAGATATGTTAGAGTTAGGAGAAAATGAAGTAGATTATCACATAGATGTATTAAATTATCTACTTGATAAAAAAATAAAATTGATATATCTATATGGTGAAAGAATGAAAAAAGCCTATGATATATTTATGAAATCAAAATCAGAGGAATATAGATTTTGGTACTATCCAACAAAAGAAGGAATAGTTGAAAGTTTAAAAAACATTAGAATGGAAAAAGTGATTTTACTCAAAGCATCGAGGGGGACTGCTTTAGAGGATATAATAAAACAGTAA
- a CDS encoding 1-deoxy-D-xylulose-5-phosphate synthase, producing the protein MYLEKINSPEDVKKLNIEEMKILAQEIREAIIKRDAIHGGHFGPNLGIVETTIALHYVFNSPKDKFVFDVSHQTYPHKMLTGRRQAFTEEAHYDDVTGYSNQNESEHDHFILGHTSTSISLALGLAKARDVKGEKGNVVAIIGDGSLSGGEALEGLDFAGGELKSNLIIIVNDNDMSIAENHGGLYKNLKLLRETEGKLECNLFKAIGLEYIFIKDGNNLEELIEVFKKVKDINHPVVVHICTQKGKGYKLAEIDKEAWHYVMPFNIEDGKPLNEDVEDYCDITKEYLIKKMKEDKTVVTITAGTPGNFGFSKRERDKLGSQFVDVGIAEQTAVAISSGMASKGAKPVFTVVSSFIQRAYDQLSQDLCINNNPATIVVSYGGAIGMTDVTHLGWFDIAMMSNIPNLVYLAPTTKEEHLAMLEWSIEQQEHPVAIRIPGGKVVSNGKQVTKDFSKLNTYEVNQKGEKVAIIGLGTFYQLGEKAAKLYEEKTGIQTTVINPMYITGIDEKLLEELEKDHSVVVILEDGVLDGGFGEKIARFYGNSDMKVLNYGLKKEFLDRYNIGKVLTKNRLKADLIVEDLLKF; encoded by the coding sequence ATGTATTTAGAAAAAATCAATTCACCAGAGGATGTAAAAAAATTAAATATTGAAGAAATGAAAATTTTAGCTCAAGAAATTAGAGAGGCAATAATAAAAAGAGATGCTATACATGGAGGACATTTTGGTCCAAATTTAGGGATAGTCGAAACAACAATAGCTTTACACTATGTTTTTAATTCACCAAAAGATAAGTTTGTTTTTGATGTATCTCATCAAACATATCCACATAAAATGTTAACTGGAAGAAGACAAGCATTTACAGAGGAAGCTCACTATGATGATGTAACTGGATATAGCAATCAAAATGAAAGTGAACATGACCATTTTATCCTAGGACATACTTCAACTTCAATAAGTTTAGCCTTGGGACTTGCTAAAGCTAGAGATGTAAAAGGAGAAAAAGGAAATGTTGTTGCTATTATAGGAGATGGTTCATTAAGTGGAGGAGAAGCACTTGAAGGTTTAGATTTTGCAGGAGGAGAATTAAAGAGTAATTTAATTATAATTGTAAATGATAATGATATGTCAATAGCAGAAAATCATGGAGGACTTTATAAAAATTTAAAATTATTGAGAGAAACAGAAGGTAAATTGGAATGTAACTTATTTAAGGCTATAGGCTTAGAATATATTTTTATTAAAGATGGAAATAATCTTGAAGAATTAATAGAAGTATTTAAAAAAGTAAAGGATATAAATCACCCAGTAGTAGTTCATATTTGTACTCAAAAAGGTAAAGGATATAAACTGGCAGAAATTGATAAAGAAGCTTGGCACTATGTAATGCCATTTAATATTGAAGATGGTAAACCTTTAAATGAAGATGTTGAAGACTATTGTGATATAACAAAAGAATATTTAATAAAGAAAATGAAAGAAGATAAAACTGTTGTAACAATTACAGCAGGAACACCAGGAAATTTTGGTTTTTCTAAAAGAGAAAGAGATAAACTTGGCTCTCAATTTGTAGATGTGGGTATAGCAGAACAAACAGCAGTAGCTATATCTTCAGGTATGGCATCTAAGGGAGCTAAACCAGTTTTTACAGTAGTAAGTTCATTTATCCAAAGAGCTTATGACCAATTATCACAAGATTTATGTATAAATAATAACCCTGCAACAATAGTTGTATCTTATGGTGGAGCAATAGGAATGACAGATGTTACTCACCTTGGTTGGTTTGATATTGCTATGATGAGTAATATTCCAAATTTAGTTTATTTAGCTCCAACAACAAAAGAAGAACATCTTGCTATGCTTGAATGGAGTATAGAACAACAAGAACATCCTGTTGCGATTCGTATTCCTGGAGGAAAAGTTGTATCAAATGGAAAGCAAGTAACAAAAGATTTCTCTAAATTAAATACTTATGAAGTAAATCAAAAAGGTGAAAAGGTTGCAATTATAGGTTTAGGAACTTTCTATCAATTAGGAGAAAAAGCTGCAAAACTGTATGAAGAAAAAACAGGAATTCAAACAACAGTTATAAATCCTATGTATATAACTGGTATAGATGAAAAATTATTAGAAGAATTGGAAAAAGATCATAGTGTAGTTGTAATTCTTGAAGATGGAGTTTTAGATGGTGGTTTTGGAGAAAAAATTGCTAGATTTTATGGAAATTCAGATATGAAAGTTTTAAATTATGGATTAAAAAAAGAATTTTTAGATAGATATAACATAGGAAAAGTTTTAACTAAAAATAGATTAAAAGCTGACTTAATTGTTGAAGATTTATTAAAATTTTAA
- a CDS encoding MATE family efflux transporter → MFKKKIFKTIFKYAIPNVISMWIFTLYTMIDGVFISRFVGSTALAGVNLALPLINFIFSISIMIGVGSSTLIAVKFGENKYDEGNKIFTLATFLNLFLGIFISAIILLNIDRVINILGANKSQEVYKYVKEYLMIIVFFSVFYMSGYAFEIYIKIDGKPSYPAICVLVGGFTNLILDYVFVVIFHYGVTGAAIATGISQVTSCTMLLLYITLKAKHVKFIKLNKINFEKIFKIFRTGFSEFLTEISSGILILIYNLVILKKIGVLGVSIFGTVSYITSFITMTMIGFSQGIQPVISYYLGKRNYKNLKEILKISIIFLGVLGIFCFMFVSLFSEYIGKIFFREQDMILYVKRVLKIYSLSYLIIGVNIFVSAYFTAIKKVIYSALITFPRGILFNSILLLILPNIFGNKAIWIVSFLSEVLTIFICIYLLKKIKREGILN, encoded by the coding sequence ATGTTTAAGAAGAAAATTTTTAAAACAATATTCAAATATGCAATCCCCAATGTTATTTCAATGTGGATATTCACACTCTACACTATGATAGATGGAGTATTTATAAGTAGATTTGTAGGTTCAACTGCTCTTGCAGGAGTAAACTTAGCACTGCCACTTATAAATTTTATTTTTTCAATTTCTATAATGATAGGAGTTGGTAGCTCCACCTTGATTGCAGTAAAGTTTGGAGAAAATAAATATGATGAGGGAAATAAAATTTTTACTCTTGCCACCTTTTTAAATTTATTTTTAGGAATATTTATTTCTGCTATAATACTTTTAAATATTGATAGAGTTATAAATATTTTAGGTGCTAACAAAAGCCAAGAGGTATATAAATATGTAAAGGAATATCTCATGATAATAGTCTTTTTTAGTGTATTCTATATGTCAGGTTATGCCTTTGAAATATATATAAAAATTGATGGAAAACCAAGTTATCCTGCTATCTGTGTTCTAGTTGGAGGTTTTACAAATTTAATATTAGATTATGTTTTTGTTGTTATTTTTCATTATGGAGTAACAGGTGCAGCAATAGCAACAGGAATATCACAAGTAACAAGCTGTACTATGCTTTTACTTTATATCACCTTAAAAGCTAAGCATGTAAAGTTTATAAAATTAAACAAAATTAATTTTGAAAAAATATTTAAAATTTTTAGAACAGGATTTTCAGAGTTCTTAACAGAAATATCATCAGGAATTTTAATACTTATTTATAATCTTGTTATATTAAAGAAAATAGGAGTATTAGGAGTTTCAATCTTTGGAACAGTTAGTTATATAACTTCATTTATTACAATGACTATGATAGGTTTTAGCCAAGGTATACAGCCTGTAATAAGTTATTATCTAGGTAAAAGAAATTATAAAAATTTAAAAGAAATTTTAAAAATATCTATTATATTTTTAGGAGTTTTAGGAATTTTTTGTTTTATGTTTGTAAGTCTGTTTTCAGAATATATAGGCAAAATATTTTTTAGGGAACAAGATATGATTTTGTATGTAAAAAGAGTTTTGAAGATATATAGCCTGTCCTATTTAATAATAGGAGTAAATATCTTTGTTTCAGCATATTTTACAGCTATAAAAAAAGTTATTTATTCAGCACTTATAACTTTTCCAAGAGGTATATTATTTAATAGTATTTTACTATTAATTTTACCAAATATCTTTGGGAATAAAGCGATATGGATAGTTAGTTTTTTAAGTGAAGTCTTAACTATTTTTATCTGTATATATCTATTAAAAAAAATAAAAAGGGAAGGAATTTTGAATTGA
- a CDS encoding flavin reductase family protein encodes MKKRNLKGSVLLNPVPAVLVTCKNSEGKDNVLTIAWVGTICSKPPMLSISIRPERLSYDYLKETMEFIVNLPSKKQTKEVDFCGVRSGRQIDKIKECGFTLQEGKKVKSSYIKECPINIECKVKDIIKLGSHDMFIAEVLCSHIDEDLFDEKDKIHFEKANLISYSHGEYFSLSKEAIGKFGYSVMKKKKKAKHKGK; translated from the coding sequence ATGAAAAAAAGAAATTTAAAGGGAAGTGTACTTTTAAACCCAGTTCCAGCAGTGCTGGTAACTTGTAAAAACTCAGAGGGAAAAGATAATGTTTTAACTATTGCTTGGGTGGGAACAATTTGCTCAAAGCCGCCAATGTTATCTATTTCAATAAGACCTGAAAGATTATCTTATGACTATCTAAAAGAAACTATGGAATTTATAGTAAATTTACCTAGTAAAAAACAAACAAAAGAAGTTGATTTTTGTGGAGTTCGTTCAGGTAGACAAATTGACAAAATAAAAGAATGTGGCTTTACTTTACAAGAAGGTAAAAAAGTAAAATCTTCATATATAAAAGAATGCCCCATAAATATAGAATGTAAAGTTAAAGATATTATTAAACTAGGAAGCCATGATATGTTTATAGCAGAAGTTCTGTGTTCACATATTGATGAAGATTTATTTGATGAAAAAGATAAAATTCATTTTGAAAAAGCTAATCTAATTTCATACTCACATGGAGAATATTTTTCACTATCTAAGGAAGCAATAGGAAAGTTTGGATATTCTGTGATGAAGAAAAAGAAGAAAGCTAAACATAAGGGAAAATAA
- a CDS encoding cyclically-permuted mutarotase family protein — MIKKIYCLLLLVFLSSFGYASQKTLSIENNRLVWDYAGSLPAQKGFDKNIGTAGLLQGIIGDYIVVGGGANFPEALEKGGKKVTHKDLYLLKDVNGKLKTIEQIQLDYPIAYGASVSVKEENAIYYLGGSPDSEHMRDVLKVTLKNGKLKTEIYAKLPLGFENGVAQYKDGKIYYGVGKIENSEGKNVNSNKFYVFDLKTKETKELAEFPGEARQQTVGQILNNKFYVFSGGSNISYIDGYAYDFKTNTWKKVADVVVDNEKILLLGANSIKISENKMLVIGGFDYKLWNEANYHLSNLKDDKLKDYKTAYFGAEPQSYNWNRKILIFDATKNSWKSIGEVPFDAPCGAALLLMNNNIYSINGEIKPGVRTERMYKAYIISK; from the coding sequence ATGATCAAAAAAATCTATTGCTTACTACTTTTGGTATTTTTATCTTCATTTGGATATGCAAGTCAAAAAACTTTATCTATTGAAAATAATAGGTTAGTTTGGGATTATGCTGGTAGTTTACCTGCACAAAAAGGTTTTGATAAAAATATTGGAACAGCTGGCTTACTACAAGGTATTATAGGGGATTATATTGTAGTTGGAGGTGGAGCTAATTTCCCAGAAGCATTAGAAAAAGGTGGAAAAAAAGTTACACATAAAGATTTGTATTTATTAAAGGATGTAAATGGAAAATTAAAAACCATTGAACAAATACAATTAGATTATCCAATTGCTTATGGAGCTTCTGTAAGTGTAAAAGAAGAAAATGCTATCTATTATTTAGGAGGTAGCCCTGACAGTGAGCATATGAGAGATGTCTTAAAAGTTACTTTAAAAAATGGAAAATTAAAAACAGAAATTTATGCAAAATTACCCTTAGGTTTTGAAAACGGAGTAGCTCAATACAAAGATGGAAAAATTTATTATGGTGTTGGAAAAATAGAAAACTCTGAAGGAAAAAATGTAAATAGTAATAAGTTCTATGTTTTTGATTTAAAAACAAAAGAAACTAAGGAACTAGCTGAATTTCCTGGTGAAGCAAGACAACAAACTGTTGGACAAATTTTAAATAATAAATTTTATGTTTTTAGTGGGGGTTCAAATATTTCTTATATAGATGGCTATGCCTATGATTTTAAAACAAATACTTGGAAAAAAGTAGCTGATGTTGTTGTAGATAATGAAAAAATTTTATTACTAGGAGCTAATTCTATAAAAATATCTGAAAATAAAATGCTTGTTATAGGAGGTTTTGATTATAAGTTATGGAATGAAGCAAATTATCATCTTTCTAATTTAAAAGATGATAAATTAAAAGATTATAAGACTGCTTATTTTGGAGCAGAACCTCAATCATACAATTGGAATAGAAAAATTTTAATTTTTGATGCTACAAAAAATTCTTGGAAATCAATAGGTGAAGTGCCATTTGATGCACCTTGTGGAGCGGCTCTTCTATTGATGAATAATAATATCTACTCTATAAATGGTGAAATTAAACCAGGTGTTAGAACAGAAAGAATGTATAAAGCCTATATAATATCAAAATAA
- a CDS encoding DMT family transporter has protein sequence MLRKERIFLFLVLLLAIIRGSSYIFIKNIIDTQSPFEIIFFRFFLTGIILLIFYIKEFKTLNHYDLIFGLLAGIFLFSAFAFQTYGLKYTTVSKQSFLTSLYIVIIPLLDFIFFKNKIKKNVIALFFLILVGLLFISFKDFKNFEFSLNFGDILTILCALGFALNILLFSKIKKFNINVINITIIQMLTIGILAFIFQIIFEKKVINFSMNFSLIYLILICTMLNFTIQNISQKYVPAHIMGLILSLEAIFGTVFAIIFLNETISQNFIIGTFLIAIAVILIQYFENKRGD, from the coding sequence ATGCTTAGGAAAGAAAGAATATTTTTGTTTTTAGTTTTATTATTAGCTATTATTAGAGGAAGTTCCTACATATTCATTAAAAATATTATAGATACTCAATCTCCTTTTGAAATTATATTTTTTAGATTTTTTTTAACTGGAATAATTTTATTAATTTTCTATATTAAAGAATTTAAAACTCTAAACCATTATGACTTAATTTTTGGATTATTAGCTGGGATATTTTTATTTTCTGCTTTTGCTTTTCAAACCTATGGATTAAAATATACCACTGTTTCAAAACAATCTTTTTTAACTTCACTTTACATAGTTATCATTCCTCTTCTTGATTTTATCTTTTTTAAAAATAAAATTAAGAAAAATGTTATTGCTTTATTTTTTCTTATATTAGTTGGATTATTGTTTATTTCTTTTAAAGATTTTAAAAATTTTGAATTTTCTTTAAATTTTGGTGATATCTTAACTATATTATGTGCTTTAGGCTTTGCTTTAAATATATTATTATTTTCTAAGATAAAAAAATTTAATATAAATGTTATAAATATAACAATAATACAAATGCTGACAATAGGTATTTTAGCATTTATTTTTCAAATAATTTTTGAAAAGAAAGTTATTAATTTTTCTATGAATTTTTCATTGATTTATTTGATTTTAATATGTACTATGTTAAATTTTACAATACAAAATATATCTCAAAAATATGTTCCTGCTCATATTATGGGGTTAATTCTATCATTGGAAGCAATTTTTGGAACAGTTTTTGCTATAATATTTTTAAATGAAACTATCAGTCAAAATTTTATAATAGGAACTTTTTTAATTGCTATTGCTGTGATTTTGATACAATATTTTGAGAATAAAAGAGGTGATTAA
- a CDS encoding LacI family DNA-binding transcriptional regulator produces the protein MITQKELAARLGVSRTTIARAINNSPNIKPETKEKILKLVKELGYEKNYVGSLLASKKKIVYSFIVESRNSYYTEQIKLGIKGAKKEYKHYNLEIIEIVTNINKPMEQVLKLKKLLNSDKQIDGIIIIPLDKTKILELINPYLERIKFITVSVFLSKKIAYVGTDYQKCGRLAAELLTKTLNSNDKVLVIDNGDDNISSKYYLNGFLNRANDDKMNIVGPIKKNGVEESLQYLKTILKKENISSIFINRYAQDILLELSDNILKRQKNITTGIGNRIRKLIMERKILATVADHVYSTGYKACQLMVDMLYKEIGKNVKKIILEPQILLMENLK, from the coding sequence ATGATAACACAAAAAGAACTTGCAGCCCGTTTGGGTGTTAGTAGAACAACCATAGCAAGAGCTATAAATAACAGTCCTAATATAAAACCTGAAACAAAAGAAAAAATTTTAAAACTTGTAAAAGAATTAGGCTATGAAAAAAACTATGTTGGTAGTTTACTTGCAAGTAAAAAAAAGATAGTTTACAGCTTTATAGTAGAATCAAGAAATAGTTACTATACAGAACAAATAAAACTTGGAATAAAAGGGGCAAAAAAAGAATATAAACACTATAATTTAGAGATTATAGAAATAGTTACTAATATAAACAAACCTATGGAACAAGTTTTAAAATTAAAAAAATTATTGAATTCAGATAAACAAATAGATGGAATAATAATAATTCCATTGGATAAAACAAAAATTCTGGAATTGATTAATCCGTATTTAGAAAGAATTAAATTCATCACAGTAAGTGTTTTTCTATCTAAAAAGATAGCTTATGTGGGAACTGACTACCAAAAATGTGGTAGACTTGCAGCTGAATTATTAACAAAAACTTTAAATAGTAATGATAAAGTTTTAGTGATAGATAATGGAGATGACAATATATCATCTAAATATTATCTAAACGGTTTCTTAAATAGGGCAAATGATGATAAAATGAATATAGTTGGTCCTATTAAAAAAAATGGAGTGGAAGAATCTCTTCAATATTTAAAAACTATTTTAAAAAAGGAAAATATCAGTTCAATATTCATAAATAGATACGCTCAAGATATTTTATTAGAACTTTCTGATAATATTCTAAAAAGGCAAAAAAATATAACTACTGGTATAGGAAATAGAATAAGAAAATTAATAATGGAAAGAAAAATACTAGCAACTGTCGCTGATCATGTTTACAGTACAGGATATAAGGCTTGTCAGCTTATGGTGGATATGCTTTATAAAGAAATTGGAAAAAATGTTAAAAAAATAATTTTAGAACCACAAATTTTACTTATGGAAAATTTAAAATAA
- a CDS encoding PLP-dependent aminotransferase family protein, with the protein MIILNLDNKSKIPLYIQIYNEIKKLIQTKILDANEKLPSKKDFMDYYNISQNTIQNALYLLLEEGYISSIERKGYFVSDIENLIVHNVKIENKRQYKEKKKIHYDFSYSGVDSKSLAKTIFKRITKDVYDEENEDLLFQGHIQGDLLLRKSICEYLSQSRGFKVEAEQLIISSGTEYLFYIIFKLFNNKIYGLENPCHKMFKELFLTNNVSFKAISLDEAGIIIEDLKKYNINIAYVTPSHQFPTGVIMGISRRTELLNWANENPNRYIIEDDYDSEFKYTGRPIPALKATDVNDKVIYLGSFSKSISPAIRVSYLVLPKALLNIYQKKLPYFICPVPTLNQKILYKFIKDGYFVKHINKMRTLYKKKREYLVNTIKINSSKILDKEISIQGADAGLHLVIKLNKKINEKMFLKECLENSLQLYSLEEYYLEEIYNETSSFLLGYANLANKEIDEGILLLLQILKKYYV; encoded by the coding sequence ATGATTATTTTAAATTTAGATAATAAATCAAAAATTCCACTATATATACAAATATATAATGAAATTAAAAAATTAATTCAGACTAAAATTTTAGATGCAAATGAAAAATTACCATCTAAGAAAGACTTTATGGACTATTATAATATCAGTCAAAATACCATTCAAAATGCTCTTTATCTTCTATTGGAGGAAGGATATATTTCTTCTATTGAAAGAAAAGGTTATTTTGTTTCTGATATAGAAAATTTGATTGTACATAATGTAAAAATTGAAAATAAAAGACAATATAAAGAAAAAAAGAAAATTCATTATGATTTTTCCTATTCAGGAGTTGACAGTAAAAGTTTAGCAAAAACGATTTTTAAAAGAATTACTAAAGATGTTTATGATGAAGAAAATGAAGATTTACTTTTTCAAGGTCATATACAAGGTGATTTATTGTTAAGAAAAAGTATTTGTGAGTATCTATCACAATCAAGAGGATTCAAGGTAGAAGCTGAACAACTTATTATTAGTTCAGGTACAGAGTATTTATTTTATATAATTTTTAAACTTTTTAATAATAAAATTTATGGCTTAGAAAATCCTTGTCATAAGATGTTTAAAGAATTATTTTTAACAAATAATGTTAGTTTTAAGGCTATCTCTTTAGATGAAGCTGGAATTATAATTGAGGACTTAAAAAAATATAATATAAATATAGCCTATGTTACCCCTTCACATCAATTTCCAACTGGAGTAATTATGGGGATTAGTAGAAGAACAGAGCTTTTAAATTGGGCAAATGAAAATCCTAATCGTTATATAATTGAAGATGATTATGATAGTGAGTTTAAGTATACAGGACGACCCATTCCAGCATTGAAAGCAACGGATGTTAATGACAAGGTAATTTATTTAGGTAGCTTCTCAAAATCAATTAGCCCAGCAATTCGTGTTAGCTACCTAGTTTTACCAAAAGCACTTTTAAATATTTATCAAAAAAAACTTCCATATTTTATTTGTCCTGTTCCCACTTTAAATCAAAAAATTCTTTATAAATTTATAAAAGATGGATATTTTGTTAAACATATCAATAAAATGAGAACACTTTATAAAAAAAAGAGAGAATACCTTGTAAACACTATAAAAATAAATTCCTCTAAAATACTTGATAAAGAAATTTCTATTCAAGGGGCGGATGCAGGCTTACATTTAGTAATTAAATTAAATAAAAAAATTAATGAAAAAATGTTTTTGAAAGAATGTTTAGAAAATTCTCTACAATTATATAGTTTAGAAGAATATTATTTAGAAGAAATCTATAATGAAACTTCATCTTTCCTTTTAGGATATGCTAATTTAGCAAATAAGGAAATAGATGAGGGGATATTATTATTGCTACAAATTTTAAAAAAATATTATGTATAG
- the pdxS gene encoding pyridoxal 5'-phosphate synthase lyase subunit PdxS: MDTRFNGGVIMDVTTKEQAIIAEEAGAVAVMALERIPADIRAAGGVSRMSDPKLIKEIMSAVKIPVMAKVRIGHFVEAEILQAIGIDFIDESEVLSPADSVHHVNKKDFSTPFVCGARNLGEALRRISEGAKMIRTKGEAGTGDVVQAVSHMRQIIKEINLVKALREDELYVMAKDLQVPYDLVKYVHDNGRLPVPNFSAGGVATPADAALMRRLGADGVFVGSGIFKSGDPKKRAKAIVEAVKNYNNPEIIAKVSEDLGEAMVGINENEIKIIMAERGV; encoded by the coding sequence ATGGATACAAGATTTAATGGTGGAGTTATTATGGATGTAACAACAAAGGAACAAGCAATTATTGCTGAAGAAGCAGGAGCTGTTGCTGTTATGGCATTAGAAAGAATTCCAGCTGATATTAGAGCAGCAGGTGGAGTTTCTAGAATGAGTGATCCTAAATTAATAAAAGAAATTATGTCAGCAGTGAAAATTCCTGTAATGGCAAAAGTAAGAATAGGTCATTTTGTAGAAGCTGAAATATTACAAGCAATTGGAATTGATTTTATTGATGAATCGGAAGTTCTATCGCCAGCTGATTCAGTACATCATGTAAATAAGAAAGATTTTTCTACTCCTTTTGTCTGTGGAGCCAGAAATTTAGGTGAAGCATTAAGAAGAATATCTGAAGGTGCAAAAATGATTAGAACAAAAGGAGAAGCTGGAACAGGAGATGTTGTTCAAGCCGTTTCACATATGAGACAAATTATAAAAGAAATCAATTTAGTGAAGGCATTACGTGAAGATGAGTTATATGTAATGGCAAAAGACTTGCAAGTTCCTTATGATTTAGTAAAATATGTTCATGATAATGGTAGATTACCTGTACCTAATTTCTCAGCAGGTGGAGTTGCTACTCCAGCAGATGCGGCACTTATGAGAAGATTAGGAGCAGATGGGGTATTTGTAGGAAGTGGCATTTTTAAATCTGGTGATCCTAAAAAAAGAGCTAAGGCTATAGTAGAAGCTGTTAAAAATTATAATAATCCAGAAATTATTGCCAAAGTTTCAGAAGATTTAGGTGAAGCTATGGTAGGAATTAATGAAAATGAAATAAAAATTATTATGGCTGAAAGAGGAGTATAA